Proteins encoded by one window of Cannabis sativa cultivar Pink pepper isolate KNU-18-1 chromosome 4, ASM2916894v1, whole genome shotgun sequence:
- the LOC115714067 gene encoding calcium-transporting ATPase 10, plasma membrane-type, whose protein sequence is MSNLKGSPYRRANEDVEAGGSHSAELDDDESSSPYGAFDITSTKNASVDRLRRWRQAALVLNASRRFRYTLDLKKEEEKKQILRKIRAHAQAIRAAYLFKAGADAEPETNGDVKKPSSDGGDFDIGQEQLAAMTRDHSLPTLQQYGGVNGVAELIKTNVEKGIDGDDEDLLKRRNAFGSNTYPRKKGRSFWMFLWEAWQDLTLIILMVAAVASLALGIKTEGIKEGWYDGGSIAFAVLLVIVVTAISDYRQSLQFQNLNEEKRNIHLQVIRGGRRIDVSIYDLVVGDVIPLNIGNQVPADGILITGHSLAIDESSMTGESKIVHKDSKEPFLMSGCKVADGSGTMLVTSVGINTEWGLLMASISEDTGEETPLQVRLNGVATFIGIVGLTVAFAVLVVLLVRYFTGHTKNVDSNTSQFIAGKTKIGDAVDGAIKIITVAVTIVVVAVPEGLPLAVTLTLAYSMRKMMADKALVRRLSACETMGSAETICSDKTGTLTLNQMTVVEAYVGREKIAPADNKSQLSPMLSSLLFEGIAQNANGGVFVPKGGGEVEVSGSPTEKAILSWGIQLGMNFEAVRSESTIIHVFPFSSEKKRGGVAVKLPDSQVHVHWKGAAEIVLASCTQYIDESNQAVAMDEEKALYFRKAIEEMAAKALRCVAIAYRTCELETVPTDEEQLSRWALPENDLVLIAIVGIKDPCRPGVRNAVELCQNAGVKVRMVTGDNLQTAIAIALECGILGSDADATEPNVIEGKVFRTYTDKEREEIADKITVMGRSSPSDKLLLVQALKRKGRVVAVTGDGTNDAPALHEADIGLAMGIQGTEVAKESSDIIILDDNFASVVKVVRWGRSVYANIQKFIQFQLTVNVAALIINVVAAVSSGDVPLNAVQLLWVNLIMDTLGALALATEPPTDHLMHRPPVGRKEPLITNIMWRNLLLQALYQVTVLLILNFRGKSLLNLEHDNAAHATILKNTLIFNAFVLCQIFNEFNARKPDEYNIFAGITKNYLFMGIIAITLALQIVIIEFLGKFTTTVRLNWKHWLISVIIGFISWPLAVVGKMIPVPKTPLSTFITRKFRRRRNSRSD, encoded by the exons ATGAGTAACTTGAAGGGGTCGCCGTACCGGCGGGCCAATGAAGATGTAGAGGCCGGAGGTAGTCACTCGGCCGAGTTGGACGACGATGAATCCTCCTCTCCCTACGGTGCATTCGACATTACCAGCACTAAAAATGCTTCTGTCGATCGTCTCCGCCGATGGAGG CAAGCGGCGCTTGTGCTGAATGCTTCTCGTAGGTTCCGGTATACACTAGAtttgaaaaaggaagaagagaagaagcaAATACTGAGGAAGATAAGAGCTCATGCACAAGCAATTCGA GCTGCATACCTTTTCAAAGCAGGAGCTGATGCAGAACCAGAAACTAATG GCGATGTAAAAAAACCATCTTCAGATGGTGGTGATTTTGATATTGGACAAGAGCAACTTGCTGCAATGACAAGGGATCATAGTTTACCTACATTGCAACAATATGGAGGG GTTAATGGGGTAGcagaattaattaaaacaaatgTAGAGAAGGGGATTGATGGGGATGATGAAGACCTGCTAAAAAGAAGGAATGCATTTGGGTCAAACACATATCCACGGAAAAAAGGCAGGAGTTTTTGG ATGTTTCTGTGGGAGGCATGGCAAGATCTTACTTTGATCATATTAATGGTAGCTGCAGTGGCTTCACTGGCTTTGGGAATAAAGACAGAG GGTATAAAGGAAGGATGGTATGATGGAGGAAGCATTGCATTTGCTGTTCTTCTTGTTATTGTTGTTACAG CTATAAGTGATTACAGACAGTCACTTCAGTTTCAAAATTTGAATGAGGAGAAGAGAAACATACATTTGCAG GTCATTCGAGGCGGCAGGAGAATTGATGTTTCAATTTATGATCTTGTGGTTGGTGACGTAATACCTCTTAACATCGGCAACCAA GTTCCTGCTGATGGTATTCTAATCACTGGTCATTCACTTGCAATAGATGAATCCAGTATGACTGGAGAAAGCAAAATT GTTCATAAGGACTCTAAAGAACCATTTCTAATGTCTGGGTGTAAAGTAGCAGATGGAAGTGGTACGATGCTG GTCACAAGTGTTGGAATTAATACTGAATGGGGTTTGCTCATGGCTAGTATTTCAGAGGACACTGGTGAAGAAACACCTTTGCAG GTTCGCTTAAATGGGGTTGCAACATTCATTGGAATTGTTGGTCTCACTGTAGCTTTTGCTGTCTTGGTTGTCCTTCTGGTGAG ATACTTCACTGGGCATACAAAAAATGTGGATAGTAATACTAGTCAGTTTATTGCAGGGAAGACTAAAATTGGTGATGCTGTAGATGGAGCCATTAAAATTATTACTGTTGCG GTCACTATTGTTGTAGTTGCAGTTCCTGAAGGGCTTCCTTTGGCTGTTACTTTAAC TCTTGCATACTCAATGAGGAAAATGATGGCAGATAAAGCCTTG GTTCGAAGGCTTTCGGCATGTGAGACAATGGGTTCTGCAGAAACCATCTGTAGTGATAAGACTGGAACCTTAACTTTAAATCAG ATGACTGTTGTTGAGGCTTATGTTGGTCGGGAGAAAATTGCTCCTGCTGATAACAAGTCACAGTTGTCTCCAATGCTCTCTTCTTTACTTTTTGAAGGCATTGCTCAAAATGCCAATGGTGGTGTTTTTGTACCCAAG GGTGGGGGTGAAGTAGAGGTTTCTGGATCACCAACAGAAAAGGCCATTCTTTCCTGGGGAATTCAG cTGGGAATGAATTTTGAAGCTGTTAGATCAGAATCTACAATTATCCATGTTTTTCCATTCAGCTCAGAGAAAAAGCGAGGGGGTGTTGCAGTTAAACTT CCCGACTCTCAAGTTCATGTACACTGGAAAGGAGCTGCTGAAATAGTGTTGGCTTCATGTACGCAGTATATTGATGAGAGCAATCAGGCAGTAGCCATGGATGAAGAAAAG GCTCTTTATTTCAGGAAAGCCATCGAAGAAATGGCTGCAAAAGCTTTACGTTGTGTTGCTATTGCATACAGAACATGCGAGCTAGAAACAGTTCCAACTGATGAAGAACAACTTTCTCGCTGGGCATTGCCTGAGAATGATCTTGTTCTCATTGCTATAGTTGGTATTAAG GACCCTTGTCGGCCGGGGGTTAGAAATGCAGTTGAACTATGCCAAAATGCAGGCGTCAAG GTTCGGATGGTCACTGGTGATAACCTTCAAACGGCCATAGCAATTGCATTGGAATGTGGTATACTTGGTTCAGATGCAGATGCTACAGAGCCAAATGTCATTGAAGGAAAAGTATTCCGTACATATACTGacaaagaaagagaagaaataGCTGATAAGATTACA GTTATGGGACGTTCTTCTCCTAGTGACAAGCTTTTGCTTGTGCAAGCATTAAAGAGAAAGGGACGTGTTGTTGCTGTGACTGGAGATGGAACAAATGATGCTCCTGCACTCCATGAG GCTGATATTGGTCTTGCTATGGGTATCCAAGGAACTGAAGTCGCTAAAGAGAGTtcagatattattattttggatGACAATTTTGCTTCAGTTGTGAAG GTTGTTAGATGGGGCCGATCTGTATATGCAAATATTCAGAAATTTATTCAGTTCCAGCTCACAGTAAATGTTGCAGCACTTATTATCAATGTTGTGGCGGCCGTATCTTCTGGTGATGTTCCGCTTAATGCAGTGCAG CTTCTTTGGGTTAATCTTATCATGGATACTCTTGGTGCACTAGCATTGGCTACTGAACCCCCTACTGATCACCTGATGCATAGACCCCCAGTTGGCCGAAA aGAACCACTTATAACAAATATCATGTGGAGAAACTTGCTGCTCCAG GCTCTTTATCAAGTGACTGTCCTGCTTATCCTCAATTTCCGTGGTAAAAGTTTATTGAACTTGGAACACGATAACGCGGCACACGCTACTATATTAAAGAATACCCTGATATTCAATGCCTTTGTTCTTTGCCAA ATATTTAACGAGTTCAATGCCCGAAAGCCGGATGAATACAACATATTTGCAGGAATTACTAAAAACTACTTATTCATGGGAATAATTGCAATAACACTAGCTCTTCAG attgttattattgaatttctTGGGAAGTTTACAACAACAGTCAGGCTGAATTGGAAGCATTGGTTGATTTCTGTCATCATTGGTTTCATCAG TTGGCCTCTTGCTGTCGTTGGAAAGATGATACCTGTTCCCAAAACTCCCTTAAGTACTTTCATTACAAGAAAGTTTCGACGGCGAAGAAATTCAAGAAGTG ATTAG